In Methanomassiliicoccales archaeon, the sequence GCCATCTTGCCAGGAGTTAGCTTGAGATCCTTTCTCACAGCAATAACCATCTTATATTCCATGTGCATCATCTGGGAACTCAATATCACTCTCTGAAAGACTTAAAAACTTCGGTGCGCTTTCTGACGGTGGATGTTTGAAATCATTGAGAGAGATGGTCTAGCCCGGATATGTGCTTTCCATACCAGACGCGGCATAATTGAAACGCCATGTTTATTGCCCGTCGTTAATCCCAATATTAACACAATATCACCGAAAGAGCTCTATGAAGAATTTGGGATTCGAGCTATTATCACAAATTCCTACATAATCATGAGGAAAAGAGAGTTGAAAGAAAGTGCGATGTACAGGGGCGTGCATGAACTTTTGGACTTTCCTGGCATCGTCATGACCGATTCGGGCACATTCCAGTCACATGTTTACTCGAGAATAGATGCGACAAACAAAGAGATCGTCGAGTTTCAGCGGGATATTGGATCTGACATTGGAATGCCATTGGACATTTTCACGGAACCTGACTGGGAGAGAGAGAAAACGGCCCACGCTATTACTCAAACAGTCAAACGCACGAAAGAAGCTTCAGAGATCAAAGGTGAAATGTTACTTGGCGGAGTTATTCAAGGTTCTATATTTTCAGATCTCAGAGAACAATGCGCACGAGAGATGTCAGCACTACCCGTAGACATCCATCCAATTGGCGGGGTCGTACCGCTTATGGAGAATTATCGATTCGCCGACTTGGTCGATGTAATCGTGGCTTCAAAAAAGGGGCTTGTACCAAATCGGCCTGTGCACTTGTTTGGAGCGGGTCATCCGATGGTTTTCGCACTTGCCGTTCTATTAGGATGTGACACTTTCGATTCTGCATCTTATGCGAAATTTGCACGAGATGGCCGATTCATGTTTTCGACTGGAACTTATCGACTCGAAGATATGAAAAAAATAGTCTGCGATTGTCCGGCATGCAGAGGACACGATATTGAATCGATCAAAGAACTAGATAATGAAGCACGCACGAATCTGATTGCCAGACATAATTTATATGAATCAATTGCAGAAATTGAGCGCATCAAGAAAGCGATTCTTGAAGGAACTCTATGGGAGTTTGTGGAGATGCGTTGTCGTTCTCATCCAGCTCTTCTTGATGGGCTAAGGAGATTGGCATATCACAAAGAATTCCTTGAAAAATATGAGCCATTGAGCAGAGAAGGTGCATTTTTCTATACAGGTCCCGAGAGCCTCGATCGCCCCTCCGTATTTCGATACGAGAGGCGGTTTTTTGAAAGATACACTCAACCACCCACACAGATTCTCGTGGGATTCGAGGACTCAGACAAGCCTTATACAGCAAAATATGCGAAGGAAATTGAGGAGATATCTGCCATTTGTGATGCTCATTTTATCGTTATGTCTCCGTTAGGTCCCGTACCGATTGAACTCGACGAAATATATCCAGTCGCTCAATCAGTTTTCCCGAAAATTCATGATGAGGTACTGATTAAAAGAACCAGACAGCTCATGGAAAGAATGTCTCATGTTCAGAAATATGGTATGTGCGTCATTTATGACGGGGAAGAAACGAAGGCGCTCCTTGCATCAATCGCGAAAGGAAAATCCTCGTTCAATATTGATATTGCAAGAGTTAGAGCGGTAGCGGATTGTCAGTTTGGGAAAGGCGCCGCCGACGCACTCTTCGACGGCGAAATAACCCTCATCAAGTCAAAAAATACTGGGAGAATCAGAAATGTTATAGTCGACGGAAAACATGTTCTTTCAATGAGGGCTTCTGACGGATTCTTTTCATTGAGAATAGCTGGGGCAACAAAGCTTCATGCTATGTTCCCGACGCCACGCCTGAGGGTCGTCGTAAAGCAAGAATCGGCTGAATTTAATCGGAAAGGACGAAACGTTTTCTGCAAATTTGTCGTTGATTGCGATGAAGACATTAGACCGAAAGATGAAGTTCTTGTCGTCGATGAAAATGATCAGCTTGTTGCATGTGGACGATCGCTTTTGACAAAGAACGAGATGCTTTCATTCAAGAGGGGATTAGCCGTTCTCGTTAGGGAAGGCGTTATGTGATGATATTGCCCCGCCAATCTCCATCGCATCTTCAGCGGCTTTGATGCAGACTAGGAGATCCTCAACTGTGTGAAGCAAGCTTGGAATGGAAGCCGCTGTCGCTTTTATCACTAATATATTCTCCTCGACACTTGCAGTTGCATAGTTCTCGTTTTCAAGTTCGATTGCTCTCCTGATCGTTTCCGCATGCGTTTTATTTGAATAACTTATTTCAATTGTACATTCGATAGACACGCGAAAGAAATCTACAATCGTCGTAATAAAATGCGAGGTATCGAAATACAAGTTCACTCATTGTTTATAATTAAAAGCTTTTTATAGCTTGTCGCAAGTGGATTTATGGTGATTGCATGGAGCTTCTCGAATGTATACAAAAAAGGATGAGCGTTAGAAGTTTCAGTGATGAGCCGGTACCCGAAGAGGTGCTATTAGAATCGATCAGAATCGGCAATTTAGCACCTTCGGCGGGAAATCTTCAGGCCCGCGATTTCATAATCGTCACGAACAAAGACACAAAGAGGAAGCTCGTAGATGCTGCACATGGACAGGGATTTTTAGCGGAGGCACCAGTCGTCATTGTGTGTTGTGCGAACCTCCAGAGGATAAGGAGCTATGGAAGACGTGGAGTCGAACTCTACTGTCTTCAGGATGTCGCCGCTGCTGTTGAAAACATGCTCCTTTATTTTGTTGACAAAGGATATGCGAGCTGTTGGGTTGGTGCTTTCGATGAGTCCGCTGTTTCGAAAATCTTGGCACTTCCATCTCACATTAGACCCGTGGCAATGTTGCCAGTCGGTAAACCCAGGGGGGTCAGCCACAGGACATCAAGATTGAACCTTGAAAATATCGTGCATTGGGAGAAGTGGTGATCTCATTGTGATTTCCGAAATCGAAGCAATTATTAGAACACTATGCAATCTCTCCACTAAGAGTTATGTAGGTTGGTGATCTATTGATCAAAGGAGTTGACCACATTGCAATCACGGTCTCGGATATGGAGAGATCAGTAGAATTCTATACGAAGGTTCTCGGGCTCGAAGAAGTTATGAGACTCAAATCAAAGATCCCTGGAATTAAAGAAATCGTTTTCCTCAGCGCGAAAAACACAATGCTTGAGCTCCTCGCTGTGGAGAGACCCGAGAAGTTCGTTCAGGAAGATTTGAGGAAAGTGGGCGTGAAGCATCTATGTTTCGCTGTTAAGGATCTTGAGAAAGAAGTAGAGAGGATCAAAAGTATGGGTATAAGAATGGCGGAGGAACGCCATGTACTAAACGCAGAACATCTGGAAACGGTTTCTAGCAAGCTAGAGAATATTGACATCAAAAGGGGACTGGAAAGGGCCGTCTTTGCCGATCCTGACGGCATCCTGATAGAAATTGCAGAGTGGAAGTGAAAAGAAGATTAGAATAAAAAAACGGAGTAGCCCCGGGCAGATTCGAACTGCCGTCGCCGGCTCCAAAGGCCGGCATGATTGGCCACTACACCACGGGGCTGTTTTTCAGCGGCGATATAATTTCATCTATATAACAGTCCTCCCTTTCATTATTATTCGTTGTCCGATTATTAAACCCAAATCGCATAACAGGCATGTCGTCTTTTCAATTTTTAAACGTCTGATCAATCGACCAATGCACAATTGAGGGAAGTTCAACTAATGACTTCCCCTAAGAGATGAGTCGGGGCTGAATCGATAATTCTAACCTTGACAAAACTCCCGACCTCTACCCCGCCCCTGACCACTACTGGCACATAGGAAATCGTTCTTCCGATGAGGGTATCATATTTCCCTTTTTCTGTGATCAAGATCTCTTCGATTGCGCCTTCCTTAGCCTTGTAAATCTCCTTGCTTATCTGAAATCTCAACTTTGTGAGCTCTCTCGATCTCTCTTTCGATATCCATGAAGGAATCTGATCGCTCGCATTTGCTGCTGGAGTTCCTGGCCGAGGAGAAAACCTCGTCACATTGAGTATGTTCGGCCTGATCTCCTTTATCAATTTGACCGTCATTTTATGATCGGTATCATTTTCACCAGGAAAACCAGTTATGACATCTGTTGAAAGGGTGAGATCAGGGAAGAAACTTCTAAACAATTGCACTTGCGTTCTGAACTGCTCAACAGTGTATCTGCGACCCATGAGCTTAAGAATCCTCTCGCTGCCACTTTGAACCGGTAAATGAAGGAACTTGTAGACTTTATCGCTTCGCCACGAATCGATGAGATCATCTACGATTTTTTGCAGACTTTCGGGATTCATCATTCCTATTCTGATCCTAAACTTGCCAGGAATTTGAACGATGGACGAAATTAAATCACTCAACGTGCATCCGATATCGAAGCCGTACGACGCCGTGTCCTGAGCTGTCAAAAGCAGTTCACGCGCCCCACTCTCTACCAACCGCCTCGCTTTCTCAACAATCTGATCAGGCATGTAGCTCCTCAATCTCCCCCGCGCAAGTCTGGTGATGCAGTAGGTGCACGAACCTAGACAGCCTTGAGCTATTGGAATGATTGCAGTCGTCCTCTCACAATGGATGATTTCCTGGCCAGATATTCGACCGTAATTCTCAGTAATCACCCGTTGAAATGAGTCGTATTCCTGTGGGGACAAAACTATAACATTCGGCGCGACCTTTTTTATGATTTCTGGTTGAATTGCAGCCATACATCCAGATACAATGAGATTCTTGTCCAAACGATACAACTCTCTCAGGCGCTTCAGAATTTTCGTTTGCGTAGACTGAATAACAGTACATGTATTCAGGATGATGAGCTCTGCCTCATCTGCGGAACTAACAGGCTGGTGACCGAGCGCCCTCAGCTTTTCAGACAGTTCGATTCCTTCGCCTTGGTTCATGGTACAGCCATATGTTTCAACGAAGAACTTCACAATCGTATCAATCGTGTTCAGGTATATTATTTTATGGAGAATCTCGATTGATCAAAGATCTTCTCTCAGTGATCACATAATATGCTGGTATGCTGGGAAACAACCATGTTATAAAATAGATCATTCTTTTGCAATGAACTTTATTAATTAAGATTTGGGTAAATTATTTTTATCTAGTTTATCAATTAGTTTCGTGACTCGCACCTTGAGGAAACTGCGCCAGGGGATTATGGTACTCAATCTGCGATGGGCCAATGTACGCTCAAGGATGCATCGTTAAACATCCAAATAGGTGAAGGAATGTTTAGAGCAAAGGTTAGCTCCCCAGAGAAATTCTATGATGAAATTGTCAACCAGTTCATTGAAAAATGCACGCTTTGTGGGGACTGTGTGAGATGTTGCCCATTAATCCCTCAGACCCCATTAAAGGATGAGAACCCCGAAGAAATTATCAGGAAGATTATATATTTTCTAAAACACAGAACCTATTCAACGGAAGTATTCCTCAAAGTGTTCAGTTGCGCAAGCTGTGGGAAGTGTTCAAGGTCTTGTCCCGAAGGACTCGATACTTTAATGGCGTTTGAGGCAACAAAACTCAGACTGGCTAAAGAAGGAAATATACCTGAAGCAGTTAAATACATCAAAGAATCCCTTGGCATATGGAGGATTCTTTCAGACATTCAAATAAAACCATCGGAGAGAAGATGGTTGAATGCGGTGCCTTACCTCCCAGAAAAAGTGGAAAATGTGGTCTTTCTGGGGTGCACTCTTCCTGCCTTTCCTCACACCGTATTCGCTCTTTTGGATGTCTTTAAGAGGACAGGGGTCGACTTCATAGCGTTAGGGGGAGGAGAACTATGTTGTGGGTTCCCCTATGGTCCAGCCGCTGGACAGATTCAGGAAGCCGAGAAAAAGGCCAGGGAACTTGTCACTAGTGTGAAGGCATTCTCTCCTAGGAGAGTTATACTCACCTGTGCCGGTTGTTACCGTATGTTCACCGAACTCTATCCGCAATTTCTTGATCTGGATTTCGAGATACAATATTATGCTCAGTTCCTGTATGAAAAAATAAATGACGTATGCTTAAGCCGACCTCTGAATAAGAAAGTGATCCTACACGAGTCTTGCATGAGCCAGCGCACCAGGGTGACCGAATGGGAAATGAAACTCATGAGTAAGCTTCCTAATTTAGAAGTAACAAAAGCGAGAGACATCTGTTGCGGAGGAACGCCGAGACTGACCTTCCCGCAGATGGCCCAGAAGATGGCAGATATCTTCAGAGAAACACTTACAAAAGAGGTCATGGAAGCCAGAGTCGATTATTTGGTGAACATCTGTCAGCTCTGTAGGATGGCCATTTATCCACACATGAGCGAATTTTCATTTTTCCTGAAAGATCTTCCAACCCTGATCAACGAGTCCATGGAAGGGAAAGAATATCAAAATAAATGGGAAATTTATTGGAAATGTAAAAATATTGACGAGATAATAGAAAAATCAAGAGAGAATTTTGAAGAAAATGGTTTAACGGAGACAGAAGTAAGGAGAGTACTACCTTTTATTTTCACTTTTTATGATTAATGCCACACAGCCTCTCAAGAGAGAAAAAGCGCGGGGAGGGGGATTTGAACCCCCGAGTCCTTTCGGACAATGGATGTTTGCCTTTTGACGCAAGGTAGCAATCCATCGCCTTGCCGAGCTGGGCCATCCCCGCTTTAGGCCTCAAAAGAAGTTTGACTTTAATAATTCTTTTGTCGCGAACATCAAAACGATTTCTAGCCATTTAAAAAAATAAAAAAAACGCATTTCTTGTGAACAGTGATGGTTCAAATCATTCCTCAACCTTGCGCATTCATTATTTTTTCCTAAAAAAAATGAGATTGTGTTAGGATAGAAACGCTCAAATACTTCCTCTGGTGATAAAAATAAATGGGCGCGACAGAATAGGTGGCGTCCCGAAACGCATATATACGGCCTCGATATTAGAGGGGGCTACGCTTATCCACAGCAAGCGAATCGACGCTGAGGAGGTCGAAAGACCATCTATGAGGCTGTCGAATCCAGGGCTGTGGACATTCATGGGGGACCGAGATCCCCGTCGTTGGCACGTGAACTCTCGGTTCCGACGTTCGATGTGCAGCAATCAATGAGATTGCAATTGGTGAAACTTGGAGATCCTGCCAATCTCCTTTAAATCCTTAGCGGCAGTTAATAATTGCCGAATGGATCGATTCCGGTTGATCCTGCCGGCGGCCACCGCTATTGGAATTCGACTAAGACATGCGAGTCGAGAGTCTTCGGGACTCGGCGGACCGCTCAGTAACACGTGGATAACATACCCTTGGGAGGGGGATAACCTCGGGAAACTGAGACTAATACCCCATAGGTCCAGAATGCTGGAATGCTTCTGGGCTGAAAGCTCCGGCGCCCAAGGATTGGTCTACGGCCTATCAGGCTGTAGTGGGTGTAACGGACCCACTAACCTATGACGGGTATGGGCCTTGAGAGAGGGAGCCCAGAGATGGACTCTGAGACATGAGTCCAGGCCCTACGGGGTGCAGCAGTCGCGAAAACTTCACAATGGGAGCAATCCCGATGAGGGAATTCCAAGTGCCAACACACTGTGTTGGCTGTTCTCCTGTCTAAAAAGCAGGAGAAGTAAGGGCCGGGTAAGACGGGTGCCAGCCGCCGCGGTAATACCCGCGGCCCGAGTGGTGGTCGATATTATTGAGCCTAAAACGTCCGTAGCCGGTCTCGTAAATCCCTGGGTAAATCGGCCAGCTCAACTGTCCGAATTCCGGGGAGACTGCGGGACTTGGGACCGGGAGAGGTCAGAGGTACTTCCGGGGTAGGG encodes:
- the tgtA gene encoding tRNA guanosine(15) transglycosylase TgtA; this encodes MFEIIERDGLARICAFHTRRGIIETPCLLPVVNPNINTISPKELYEEFGIRAIITNSYIIMRKRELKESAMYRGVHELLDFPGIVMTDSGTFQSHVYSRIDATNKEIVEFQRDIGSDIGMPLDIFTEPDWEREKTAHAITQTVKRTKEASEIKGEMLLGGVIQGSIFSDLREQCAREMSALPVDIHPIGGVVPLMENYRFADLVDVIVASKKGLVPNRPVHLFGAGHPMVFALAVLLGCDTFDSASYAKFARDGRFMFSTGTYRLEDMKKIVCDCPACRGHDIESIKELDNEARTNLIARHNLYESIAEIERIKKAILEGTLWEFVEMRCRSHPALLDGLRRLAYHKEFLEKYEPLSREGAFFYTGPESLDRPSVFRYERRFFERYTQPPTQILVGFEDSDKPYTAKYAKEIEEISAICDAHFIVMSPLGPVPIELDEIYPVAQSVFPKIHDEVLIKRTRQLMERMSHVQKYGMCVIYDGEETKALLASIAKGKSSFNIDIARVRAVADCQFGKGAADALFDGEITLIKSKNTGRIRNVIVDGKHVLSMRASDGFFSLRIAGATKLHAMFPTPRLRVVVKQESAEFNRKGRNVFCKFVVDCDEDIRPKDEVLVVDENDQLVACGRSLLTKNEMLSFKRGLAVLVREGVM
- a CDS encoding KEOPS complex subunit Pcc1, which encodes MNLYFDTSHFITTIVDFFRVSIECTIEISYSNKTHAETIRRAIELENENYATASVEENILVIKATAASIPSLLHTVEDLLVCIKAAEDAMEIGGAISSHNAFPNENG
- a CDS encoding nitroreductase family protein, producing MELLECIQKRMSVRSFSDEPVPEEVLLESIRIGNLAPSAGNLQARDFIIVTNKDTKRKLVDAAHGQGFLAEAPVVIVCCANLQRIRSYGRRGVELYCLQDVAAAVENMLLYFVDKGYASCWVGAFDESAVSKILALPSHIRPVAMLPVGKPRGVSHRTSRLNLENIVHWEKW
- a CDS encoding VOC family protein, which codes for MIKGVDHIAITVSDMERSVEFYTKVLGLEEVMRLKSKIPGIKEIVFLSAKNTMLELLAVERPEKFVQEDLRKVGVKHLCFAVKDLEKEVERIKSMGIRMAEERHVLNAEHLETVSSKLENIDIKRGLERAVFADPDGILIEIAEWK
- a CDS encoding tRNA (N(6)-L-threonylcarbamoyladenosine(37)-C(2))-methylthiotransferase, with translation MKFFVETYGCTMNQGEGIELSEKLRALGHQPVSSADEAELIILNTCTVIQSTQTKILKRLRELYRLDKNLIVSGCMAAIQPEIIKKVAPNVIVLSPQEYDSFQRVITENYGRISGQEIIHCERTTAIIPIAQGCLGSCTYCITRLARGRLRSYMPDQIVEKARRLVESGARELLLTAQDTASYGFDIGCTLSDLISSIVQIPGKFRIRIGMMNPESLQKIVDDLIDSWRSDKVYKFLHLPVQSGSERILKLMGRRYTVEQFRTQVQLFRSFFPDLTLSTDVITGFPGENDTDHKMTVKLIKEIRPNILNVTRFSPRPGTPAANASDQIPSWISKERSRELTKLRFQISKEIYKAKEGAIEEILITEKGKYDTLIGRTISYVPVVVRGGVEVGSFVKVRIIDSAPTHLLGEVIS
- a CDS encoding (Fe-S)-binding protein, coding for MAFEATKLRLAKEGNIPEAVKYIKESLGIWRILSDIQIKPSERRWLNAVPYLPEKVENVVFLGCTLPAFPHTVFALLDVFKRTGVDFIALGGGELCCGFPYGPAAGQIQEAEKKARELVTSVKAFSPRRVILTCAGCYRMFTELYPQFLDLDFEIQYYAQFLYEKINDVCLSRPLNKKVILHESCMSQRTRVTEWEMKLMSKLPNLEVTKARDICCGGTPRLTFPQMAQKMADIFRETLTKEVMEARVDYLVNICQLCRMAIYPHMSEFSFFLKDLPTLINESMEGKEYQNKWEIYWKCKNIDEIIEKSRENFEENGLTETEVRRVLPFIFTFYD